A stretch of the Streptosporangium sp. NBC_01755 genome encodes the following:
- a CDS encoding class I SAM-dependent methyltransferase, which produces MPNTSQCRVCGGTVHEFFDFGRQPLSDAFLAPGSDLGQEFFFRLATGLCEACTMVQLMEEVPRDRMFHEEYPYYSSGSAYMRDHFEGLAKRLLTTELTGENPFIVEVGCNDGVMLRALAEAGVRHLGVEPSGGVADLAAEKGIRVRKSFFEESTAKEILAAEGHADVVYAANTLCHIPYIGSVLSGVAALLAPTGVFVFEDPYLSDIVERTSFDQIYDEHFFFFTVRSVRAMAAAHGLELVDVERLPVHGGEVRYTLAPAGARQPSAAVAGLLAEEDARGLGEMATLRRFGENVLKIREGLTSLLRRLRDEGRSVVGYGATAKSATVTNLCGIGPDLVSFVCDSTPTKQGRLTPGTHIPVRTPADFSRPYPDYALLFAWNHAEEIMAKEQEFRDAGGKWILYVPDVRIV; this is translated from the coding sequence ATGCCGAACACATCCCAATGCCGCGTGTGCGGTGGCACTGTTCATGAGTTTTTCGACTTCGGGCGCCAGCCGCTGTCCGACGCCTTCCTCGCCCCCGGCTCCGACCTCGGCCAGGAGTTCTTCTTCCGCCTCGCCACCGGCCTCTGCGAGGCGTGCACGATGGTGCAGCTCATGGAGGAGGTGCCGCGGGACCGCATGTTCCACGAGGAGTACCCGTACTACTCCTCCGGGTCGGCGTACATGCGCGACCACTTCGAGGGGCTGGCCAAGCGTCTGCTCACGACCGAGCTCACCGGCGAGAACCCGTTCATCGTCGAGGTGGGATGCAACGACGGCGTGATGCTCAGGGCGCTCGCGGAGGCCGGCGTCCGGCACCTCGGCGTGGAGCCTTCCGGAGGCGTGGCCGACCTCGCCGCCGAGAAGGGGATCAGGGTCAGAAAGTCGTTCTTCGAGGAGTCGACCGCGAAGGAGATCCTCGCCGCGGAGGGGCACGCCGACGTCGTCTACGCGGCCAACACGCTCTGCCACATCCCCTACATCGGGTCGGTCCTGTCCGGCGTCGCCGCGCTGCTGGCGCCGACCGGAGTGTTCGTCTTCGAGGACCCCTACCTCTCCGACATCGTCGAACGGACCTCGTTCGACCAGATCTACGACGAGCACTTCTTCTTCTTCACCGTGCGGTCGGTTCGTGCGATGGCCGCCGCGCACGGGCTGGAGCTGGTGGACGTGGAGCGGCTCCCGGTGCACGGCGGGGAGGTCCGCTACACGCTGGCTCCCGCCGGGGCGCGGCAGCCGTCCGCCGCGGTGGCCGGGCTGCTGGCGGAGGAGGACGCGCGCGGGCTCGGCGAGATGGCCACGCTGCGCCGGTTCGGCGAGAACGTGCTGAAGATCCGCGAGGGCCTCACGTCACTGCTGCGCCGCCTTCGCGACGAGGGGAGGTCGGTGGTCGGGTACGGTGCCACGGCGAAGAGCGCGACCGTGACGAACCTCTGCGGCATCGGGCCCGACCTGGTCTCCTTCGTCTGCGACAGCACCCCCACCAAGCAGGGGCGGCTCACCCCGGGTACGCACATCCCGGTGCGGACGCCTGCGGACTTCTCGCGGCCCTACCCCGACTACGCCCTGCTGTTCGCCTGGAACCACGCCGAGGAGATCATGGCGAAGGAGCAGGAGTTCCGGGACGCGGGCGGCAAGTGGATCCTGTACGTCCCGGACGTGCGGATCGTGTGA
- a CDS encoding carbamoyltransferase N-terminal domain-containing protein, translating into MITAGLKLTKSGGLALIRDGRLEFNIEIQQLDNNPRYSGVQDLETLPKLLADRGYDVDDVDEWVVDGWTGTKSGRVLDVEVASYLETGSAPDPALPGHRGTVLLGGKSRPYTSYPHVTSHIAAAYCTSPFARRGEPAMVLVWDGDGFPRLYHVDESGRIEADGALFPLIGDVYAMATRHFGPFPRESGEGEPDPRAAGNLMAYIAMGTVKDEIQVVLRTLFHEHFEADTPRAREYRQAVVGCGGTAEPSHRYVHAYLGELRERMDRLGGGDADVLAGLHDFVERLLIERLVPRMRAWRGDGPFNLCFAGGCALNVKWNSALRAEPAIREMWVPPFPDDSGSAIGAAAAHLGRVDGLRPLEWDLRAGPVPVRHPHLPAGWSVSPCRPEELARLLHLTGKPAIVLSGRAKLGPQALGSRSILAPAVDAGMRRLLNEVKQRDGHRPVTPICLADHARDVFDPGTPDPYMLFEHRLRPEWVDRIPAVQHLDGTTRLQTVGADDDPTLTTILREYRKWSGIPVLCGTSAGLSGSGFFPDVVSAMRWGRIDIIWSDGVLYRRVRNGSE; encoded by the coding sequence ATGATTACTGCCGGGCTCAAGCTGACCAAGAGCGGCGGCCTCGCCCTGATCCGGGATGGCAGGCTCGAGTTCAATATCGAGATCCAGCAGCTGGACAACAACCCACGTTATAGCGGCGTCCAGGACCTGGAAACCCTGCCGAAATTGCTGGCCGACCGGGGATACGACGTGGACGACGTCGACGAATGGGTGGTCGACGGCTGGACGGGCACGAAAAGCGGTCGGGTGCTGGATGTCGAGGTGGCGTCGTACCTGGAGACGGGGTCGGCGCCCGACCCCGCCCTGCCCGGCCACCGGGGCACCGTCCTACTGGGCGGGAAGTCCAGACCATATACCAGCTATCCGCATGTGACGAGCCATATCGCGGCGGCCTACTGCACGAGCCCGTTCGCCCGGCGCGGCGAGCCCGCCATGGTCCTGGTGTGGGACGGCGACGGCTTCCCACGGCTCTACCATGTCGACGAGAGCGGGCGGATCGAGGCCGACGGCGCGCTGTTCCCGCTCATCGGCGACGTGTACGCCATGGCCACCCGGCATTTCGGACCGTTTCCCCGGGAGAGCGGGGAGGGCGAACCCGACCCCCGCGCGGCGGGGAACCTCATGGCGTACATCGCGATGGGCACCGTCAAGGACGAGATCCAGGTGGTGCTCCGCACGCTGTTCCACGAGCACTTCGAGGCGGACACACCTCGGGCGCGGGAGTACCGGCAGGCGGTCGTCGGCTGCGGCGGCACCGCCGAGCCGTCCCACCGATACGTACACGCCTACCTGGGCGAGCTCCGCGAGCGGATGGACCGGCTGGGCGGCGGCGACGCCGACGTACTGGCCGGCCTGCACGACTTCGTGGAGAGGCTCCTCATCGAGCGACTGGTGCCGCGGATGCGGGCGTGGCGGGGAGACGGGCCGTTCAACCTGTGCTTCGCGGGCGGCTGCGCGCTCAACGTCAAGTGGAACTCCGCGCTCCGTGCGGAGCCGGCGATCCGCGAGATGTGGGTGCCGCCCTTCCCCGACGACTCGGGATCGGCGATCGGCGCCGCGGCGGCCCATCTGGGCCGTGTGGACGGCCTGCGCCCACTCGAGTGGGACCTGCGGGCCGGCCCCGTGCCGGTCCGCCACCCGCATCTGCCCGCGGGCTGGTCGGTGTCGCCGTGCCGGCCGGAGGAACTGGCCCGCCTGCTGCACCTCACCGGCAAGCCGGCGATTGTGCTCAGCGGGCGGGCCAAGCTCGGCCCACAGGCGCTGGGGTCGCGCAGCATCCTGGCCCCCGCCGTCGACGCGGGCATGCGCCGGCTGCTGAACGAGGTGAAGCAGCGCGACGGGCACCGGCCGGTCACCCCGATATGCCTGGCCGACCACGCGCGGGACGTGTTCGATCCGGGGACGCCGGACCCGTACATGCTGTTCGAGCACCGCCTCCGCCCTGAGTGGGTGGATCGGATCCCCGCCGTCCAGCACCTGGACGGCACGACCCGGTTGCAGACGGTCGGCGCGGACGACGATCCGACGCTGACCACCATCCTGCGCGAGTACCGCAAGTGGAGCGGGATTCCGGTGCTGTGCGGCACGAGTGCCGGTCTGAGCGGGAGCGGGTTCTTCCCCGACGTCGTCTCCGCGATGCGCTGGGGCCGGATCGACATCATCTGGAGCGACGGCGTCCTGTACCGCCGCGTCCGCAACGGCAGCGAGTGA
- a CDS encoding sensor histidine kinase, with translation MDEFAVPPASRRSVRDWLVDIGLFLFAAAFGIVAAAERLQMPTPDVLPWVFQLDQVIGVLGCAALWLRRRHPVELALTLVVLSAFSELVAGAMLVALFTVAVHRAARTTIAVFALSLLAALVYAVIRQEVGTSRELLFLLGVATQGSATGWGLFVHHRRRLLLSLRESAARAEAEAQQRAREAIAREIHDVLGHRLSLLSVHAGALEFRPDAPSEDIARAAKVIRQSAHQALQDLREAIGVLRAPVGELSQPSLADVEELAAESRRAGMRVNLTQEVPGTVPGRSAGTAYRIVQEALTNARKHAPGAEVWVHTTGTPGQWLSIEVRNSAPVTPPSAAPAPSPAPGEGSGQGLVGLAERVALIGGRLEHGPTAEGGWRLSSWLPWPV, from the coding sequence ATGGATGAATTCGCCGTGCCGCCCGCGTCCCGGCGCAGCGTACGCGACTGGCTCGTGGACATCGGCCTGTTCCTCTTCGCGGCGGCCTTCGGAATCGTGGCGGCCGCCGAGCGTCTTCAGATGCCCACCCCGGACGTGTTGCCCTGGGTGTTCCAGCTCGACCAGGTGATCGGCGTGCTGGGCTGTGCCGCGCTGTGGCTGCGGCGGCGCCATCCGGTCGAGCTGGCCCTGACCCTCGTCGTCCTGTCGGCCTTCTCCGAGCTGGTCGCGGGCGCGATGCTGGTGGCACTGTTCACGGTGGCGGTGCACCGGGCGGCGCGGACCACGATCGCCGTCTTCGCGTTGAGCCTGCTCGCCGCGCTGGTCTACGCCGTGATCAGGCAGGAGGTCGGCACGTCGCGCGAGCTGCTGTTCCTGCTGGGGGTCGCGACCCAGGGCTCCGCCACCGGCTGGGGCCTTTTCGTGCACCACCGGCGCCGGCTCCTGCTGTCGCTGCGGGAGAGCGCCGCCAGGGCCGAGGCCGAGGCCCAGCAGCGTGCCCGCGAGGCGATCGCCAGGGAGATCCACGACGTCCTCGGGCACCGGCTGTCCCTGCTGAGCGTGCACGCGGGCGCGCTGGAGTTCCGGCCGGACGCCCCCTCGGAGGACATCGCCCGCGCGGCCAAGGTGATCAGGCAGAGCGCCCATCAGGCGCTGCAGGACCTGCGGGAGGCCATCGGCGTGCTGCGGGCCCCGGTCGGCGAGCTGTCGCAGCCGTCCCTGGCCGACGTCGAGGAGCTCGCCGCCGAGTCCCGGCGGGCCGGGATGCGGGTGAACCTCACCCAGGAGGTTCCCGGGACCGTTCCCGGCCGGAGCGCCGGCACCGCCTACCGGATCGTGCAGGAGGCCCTCACCAACGCCCGCAAGCACGCTCCCGGAGCGGAGGTGTGGGTGCACACCACGGGGACACCCGGCCAGTGGCTCTCGATCGAGGTGCGCAACTCCGCGCCCGTCACCCCTCCCTCGGCCGCCCCCGCTCCCTCCCCCGCGCCCGGCGAGGGCTCAGGGCAGGGGCTGGTCGGGCTGGCCGAACGTGTCGCCCTGATCGGCGGGCGGCTGGAGCACGGGCCCACCGCCGAAGGTGGCTGGCGCCTGTCGTCCTGGCTACCCTGGCCGGTATGA
- a CDS encoding response regulator transcription factor, translating into MTSQQPRQVGVLIVDDDPLVRAGLVMMLGGAPDLNIVAEAGDGSEALSLAARHRPDVVLMDIRMPVMDGLTATRELRARPGAPEVIVMTTFDADDHVLRALRAGAAGYLLKDTPPAEIVAAVRQVTLGNPVLSPAVTRRLIARVADDGENERRTRARERLARLAGREREVAIAVGQGRSNAEIGAMLHLSLATVKTHVSSVLTKFDLNNRVQIALLVHDAGLLDDPR; encoded by the coding sequence ATGACCTCCCAGCAGCCACGGCAGGTCGGCGTGCTCATCGTCGACGACGACCCCCTGGTACGCGCCGGGCTGGTGATGATGCTGGGCGGCGCGCCCGACCTCAACATCGTCGCGGAGGCGGGCGACGGGAGTGAGGCGCTCTCGCTGGCCGCCCGGCATCGCCCCGACGTCGTCCTGATGGACATCCGGATGCCCGTCATGGACGGGCTGACCGCGACCAGGGAGCTCCGCGCCCGCCCCGGCGCCCCGGAGGTCATCGTGATGACCACCTTCGACGCCGACGACCATGTCCTGCGCGCGCTGCGCGCGGGAGCGGCCGGCTACCTGCTCAAGGACACCCCGCCCGCGGAGATCGTGGCCGCGGTGCGCCAGGTCACCCTGGGCAACCCGGTGCTCTCCCCCGCCGTGACGCGGCGCCTCATCGCCCGGGTCGCCGACGACGGCGAGAACGAGCGCCGCACCCGGGCGCGGGAGCGGCTGGCCCGGCTGGCCGGCCGGGAACGCGAGGTGGCGATCGCGGTCGGACAGGGCAGGTCCAACGCCGAGATCGGCGCCATGCTCCACCTCAGCCTGGCCACGGTGAAGACGCACGTGTCCAGCGTCCTCACCAAGTTCGACCTCAACAACCGGGTCCAGATCGCGCTGCTCGTCCACGACGCGGGCCTGCTCGACGACCCGCGGTGA
- the rfbB gene encoding dTDP-glucose 4,6-dehydratase — protein sequence MRILVTGGAGFIGSHFVRTTRDARITVLDRLTYAADPTNLEGVPHDFVQGDICDAELLGRVVPGHDVVINFAAESHVDRSIEGAGEFVRTNVLGTQTLMQACLDAGTPRVVQVSTDEVYGSIETGSWDEDAPLRPRSPYAAAKAGGDMIARAYAITHGLPVSITRCGNNYGPYQFPEKVIPLFVTNLLEGGKVPLYGDGGNIRDWIHVDDHCRGIRLVAEQGEPGEVYHIAGTAELTNLELTQRLLDALEADWTMVERVTDRKGHDRRYSLDDAKLRALGYRPLTAFEDGLAETVRWYADNPSWWKSKRAAG from the coding sequence ATGAGAATCCTCGTCACCGGCGGTGCCGGGTTCATCGGGTCCCATTTCGTGCGCACCACCCGGGATGCCCGGATCACCGTGCTCGACCGGCTCACGTACGCCGCGGACCCCACCAACCTGGAAGGGGTGCCGCACGACTTCGTCCAGGGCGACATCTGCGACGCCGAGCTGCTCGGCCGGGTGGTCCCCGGCCATGACGTCGTGATCAACTTCGCGGCCGAGTCGCACGTCGACCGGTCGATCGAGGGGGCCGGCGAGTTCGTCCGCACCAACGTGCTCGGCACCCAGACGCTGATGCAGGCCTGCCTGGACGCCGGTACGCCGAGGGTCGTCCAGGTCTCGACGGACGAGGTGTACGGGTCGATCGAGACGGGCTCCTGGGACGAGGACGCCCCGCTCCGCCCACGCTCGCCGTACGCGGCGGCCAAGGCGGGCGGCGACATGATCGCCCGCGCCTACGCGATCACGCACGGGCTGCCGGTGTCGATCACCCGGTGCGGCAACAACTACGGGCCGTACCAGTTCCCGGAGAAGGTCATCCCGCTCTTCGTCACCAACCTGCTGGAGGGCGGGAAGGTTCCGCTGTACGGCGACGGCGGCAACATCCGAGACTGGATCCACGTCGACGACCACTGCCGGGGCATCCGCCTGGTCGCCGAACAGGGCGAGCCCGGCGAGGTCTACCACATCGCGGGCACCGCCGAGCTGACCAACCTGGAACTCACCCAGCGGCTGCTGGACGCGCTGGAGGCCGACTGGACCATGGTCGAGCGGGTGACCGACCGCAAGGGTCACGACCGCCGCTACTCGCTCGACGACGCGAAGCTGCGCGCTCTCGGCTACCGGCCGCTGACCGCGTTCGAGGACGGCCTGGCGGAGACCGTCCGCTGGTACGCCGACAACCCCTCCTGGTGGAAGTCCAAGCGCGCCGCAGGCTGA
- a CDS encoding ornithine carbamoyltransferase, giving the protein MVGSRDVISLRDLKDDDIESIVRRGVDLAAAPEAHDAPLRGRIVGVYFSKTSTRTRTSFTTGALRLGAQVITYGPGDLQLNTGETLEDTARVLGGMLDGLVIRTAGPQREMRTFAEHCPAVVNAMSAEEHPTQALADLTTMSARFGRLKGLRVLYVGEGNNTAVALAFALSRFPSVELEFRTPRGYGLTPDVLAEAAALAARSGGSVRESHDMLSLPAQVDVVYTTRWQTTGTSKPDLRWRQIFAPFQVDVSLMSRYPDACFMHDLPAHRGEEVTAEVLDGPSSIAFEQARNKLHSAMAVLEWCLAR; this is encoded by the coding sequence ATGGTCGGTTCCCGTGATGTGATCTCGCTGCGCGACCTCAAGGACGACGACATCGAGTCGATCGTCCGGCGCGGTGTCGACCTCGCCGCGGCCCCGGAGGCGCACGACGCCCCGCTGCGCGGCCGGATCGTCGGCGTCTACTTCAGCAAGACCTCCACCCGTACCCGGACCTCCTTCACCACCGGCGCGCTGCGACTCGGCGCGCAGGTGATCACCTACGGGCCCGGCGACCTGCAGCTCAACACCGGTGAGACGCTGGAGGACACCGCGAGGGTGCTCGGCGGCATGCTGGACGGCCTGGTCATCCGTACCGCCGGGCCGCAGCGGGAGATGCGGACGTTCGCCGAGCACTGCCCCGCCGTCGTCAACGCGATGAGCGCCGAGGAGCACCCCACGCAGGCCCTGGCCGACCTCACCACGATGTCGGCCAGGTTCGGCCGTCTCAAGGGTCTGCGCGTGCTCTACGTCGGTGAGGGCAACAACACCGCGGTCGCGCTCGCCTTCGCGCTCTCCAGGTTCCCCAGCGTCGAGCTGGAGTTCCGCACTCCCCGCGGGTACGGCCTCACGCCGGACGTGCTCGCGGAGGCGGCCGCGCTGGCCGCGCGATCCGGCGGCAGTGTCCGCGAGAGCCACGACATGCTGTCGCTGCCCGCCCAGGTCGACGTCGTCTACACCACCCGCTGGCAGACCACCGGGACCAGCAAACCCGACCTGCGATGGCGGCAGATATTCGCACCGTTTCAGGTGGACGTATCCCTCATGTCCCGTTACCCGGACGCCTGCTTCATGCACGACCTGCCGGCGCATCGCGGCGAGGAGGTGACCGCCGAGGTGCTGGACGGCCCGTCGAGCATCGCCTTCGAACAGGCGCGTAACAAGCTCCACAGCGCCATGGCAGTGCTGGAATGGTGCCTGGCCCGGTAG